In Nothobranchius furzeri strain GRZ-AD chromosome 18, NfurGRZ-RIMD1, whole genome shotgun sequence, a single genomic region encodes these proteins:
- the marcksb gene encoding myristoylated alanine-rich protein kinase C substrate b, whose amino-acid sequence MGAQTSKTAGKEEAAVEKPAEGAAVASKTNGQENGHAKTNGDASPAAEEANKADVQVNGSTPTEEAPKGEGEKVDGEEASGEKEASATNGETSAKVEEGTPSTSEDGKQKKKRFSFKKPSFKLSGFSFKKTKKESEEAAEEGAAAVAEAAEGEKPAEDAKPAKASEEAAAEEPKVEEVKAEGAAEGEEKPAETSPTEPETAASPEATAAAAE is encoded by the exons ATGGGAGCGCAAACCTCCAAAACCGCTGGAAAAGAGGAAGCTGCGGTGGAAAAGCCGGCAGAAGGCGCAGCTGTTGCGTCTAAGACGAACGGACAG GAAAATGGCCATGCCAAAACCAATGGAGATGCCTCTCCTGCTGCAGAAGAAGCCAACAAAGCTGATGTGCAGGTCAATGGAAGCACTCCTACTGAGGAGGCACCTAAAGGAGAGGGTGAGAAAGTAGATGGTGAAGAGGCCAGTGGAGAGAAGGAGGCGTCCGCCACAAATGGGGAGACCTCTGCCAAAGTAGAAGAAGGCACCCCGTCCACCAGCGAGGATGGCAAGCAGAAGAAAAAGCGTTTCTCCTTCAAGAAGCCCTCTTTTAAGCTCAGCGGCTTTTCCTTTAAGAAGACCAAGAAGGAGTCTGAGGAGGCAGCAGAAGAGGGAGCGGCAGCAGTGGCAGAGGCGGCTGAAGGAGAGAAGCCTGCTGAGGATGCCAAACCAGCCAAGGCCAGCGAGGAGGCTGCAGCCGAGGAGCCAAAGGTGGAGGAGGTGAAGGCGGAGGGAGCTGCTGAAGGAGAAGAGAAACCAGCTGAAACTTCACCCACTGAGCCAGAGACGGCAGCCAGTCCAGAAGCCACAGCCGCCGCCGCCGAGTAA